In the Salinirubrum litoreum genome, one interval contains:
- a CDS encoding TrmB family transcriptional regulator, producing MSQHEAVEALERLGLSNYEARVFVALQRLGTGTAKEVHSVADVPRSQVYGAAEELEERGLIEIQRSTPKRYRPVSIETAKAQLRARLEREQERAFTCLDEIQRSGGDVESRDDVWTVRGTEPVTDRLVDLAERAESELFFGAASPELVPDHLVETLRRQAEAGLSVRVVSESAEVRDLFAGTENVTVEQPVEEAPRGFTSRFLLVDDSAILLSVVTGDGGQVPGTAEETAIWSADTAIAAVLSLFIRYGVDAILG from the coding sequence GTGAGCCAACACGAGGCGGTCGAGGCGCTCGAACGACTCGGTCTGTCGAACTACGAAGCACGGGTGTTCGTCGCCCTCCAGCGACTCGGCACCGGGACCGCGAAGGAAGTCCACTCGGTCGCAGACGTGCCCCGGTCGCAGGTGTACGGCGCGGCCGAAGAACTGGAAGAGCGCGGGCTGATCGAGATTCAGCGGTCGACACCCAAACGATATCGGCCGGTCAGCATCGAGACCGCGAAAGCACAGCTTCGGGCCCGACTCGAACGCGAGCAGGAGCGTGCGTTCACCTGCCTCGACGAGATTCAGCGCTCGGGCGGCGACGTGGAGTCACGCGACGACGTGTGGACAGTCCGGGGGACCGAACCCGTGACGGACCGACTCGTCGACCTCGCAGAACGCGCCGAGTCGGAACTGTTCTTCGGTGCGGCCAGTCCCGAACTCGTGCCGGACCACCTCGTCGAGACGCTCCGCCGACAGGCCGAAGCCGGGTTGTCGGTACGCGTCGTCAGCGAGTCGGCCGAGGTGCGGGACCTCTTTGCCGGCACGGAGAACGTCACGGTCGAACAGCCAGTCGAGGAGGCCCCGCGTGGGTTCACCAGTCGGTTCCTGCTGGTGGACGACAGCGCGATTCTGCTCTCGGTCGTCACCGGCGACGGCGGGCAGGTGCCGGGAACTGCCGAGGAGACGGCGATCTGGAGCGCCGACACCGCCATCGCGGCGGTGCTGTCGCTGTTCATCCGGTACGGTGTGGACGCGATTCTCGGCTGA
- the dpsA gene encoding DNA starvation/stationary phase protection protein DpsA, with protein MSTQKSVRRQFGSVESSPALRLEQKKVEQLVDALNTDLAATYVLYHQLKKHHWNVEGAEFRDIHVFLGEAAGRAEEFADELAERAQALGGVPMAGGKNYEEHAPVSPEGDDVYDIRTSLEHDMEMYGDIIETLREHVELADSLGDPTTAHMLRENLIHVEEDAHHIEHYLEDDSLVQG; from the coding sequence ATGAGTACCCAGAAGTCCGTCCGCAGACAGTTCGGTAGCGTCGAGTCCAGCCCCGCCCTCCGACTCGAACAGAAGAAGGTCGAACAGCTCGTCGACGCGCTGAACACCGATCTCGCGGCGACCTACGTCCTCTACCACCAGCTGAAGAAGCACCACTGGAACGTCGAGGGTGCCGAGTTCCGCGACATCCACGTCTTCCTCGGCGAGGCGGCAGGCCGCGCAGAGGAGTTCGCGGACGAACTCGCAGAGCGCGCGCAGGCGCTCGGCGGCGTCCCGATGGCCGGCGGCAAGAACTACGAGGAGCACGCACCGGTCTCGCCCGAGGGCGACGACGTGTACGACATCCGCACCTCGCTGGAGCACGACATGGAGATGTACGGCGACATCATCGAGACGCTCCGCGAGCACGTCGAACTCGCCGACAGCCTCGGTGACCCCACCACGGCCCACATGCTCCGCGAGAACCTGATCCACGTCGAGGAAGACGCGCACCACATCGAGCACTACCTCGAGGACGACAGCCTCGTGCAGGGCTGA
- a CDS encoding AAA family ATPase — MLVVVCGLPGVGKTTVAEYAVDLLDAELLRTDVVRKELFPDPDYTDAEQSAVYDELLARARDRLVDGHPVVLDGTFHACEYRERALGVADATDSAGHLLRVVGDQSTVEDRIVDREDDASDADVRVHRHYRDLFEALERDHVTVDNSGDLDHTYDQIETAIGVEPAK; from the coding sequence ATGCTCGTCGTCGTGTGCGGTTTACCGGGGGTAGGAAAGACGACCGTCGCGGAGTACGCCGTCGACCTGCTCGACGCCGAACTGCTCAGAACCGACGTGGTCCGGAAGGAACTGTTTCCGGACCCCGACTACACCGACGCCGAGCAGTCGGCGGTGTACGACGAACTGCTCGCGCGCGCCCGCGACCGACTCGTGGACGGTCACCCGGTCGTCCTCGACGGGACCTTCCACGCCTGCGAGTACCGCGAGCGAGCACTCGGTGTCGCCGACGCGACCGACAGCGCGGGCCACCTGCTCCGGGTCGTCGGCGACCAGTCGACCGTCGAGGACCGGATCGTCGACCGCGAGGACGACGCCAGCGACGCCGACGTTCGCGTCCACCGACACTACCGCGATCTGTTCGAAGCCCTCGAACGCGATCACGTGACGGTCGACAACTCCGGCGACCTCGATCACACCTACGACCAGATCGAGACCGCCATCGGCGTCGAACCGGCAAAGTAA
- a CDS encoding M23 family metallopeptidase has translation MTRDSARTLRSRLPDPTLLSLLGLLSIPGFLFPSLADLQVFGLCFLFALWPLVGPLFSTSGDTDDPTDWIESGGSVGRFLLSMVVLQVNVFVQWQSLQQLVGQVVILARHRGRVPSPETFESAVEYRLPFDGEWTVAAGSHRRDQSHSWGILTQRYAYDVLATDEAGRTYRAAGADDAGEPNDSTDDAGVRSDLESDAPDDPADYYCFDRPLCAPADGEVVVASDGHPDHDRIGWLDFDQRSILGNHLVIRHADSEYSLFAHLRQGSVTVAEGESVAAGQHVGDCGHSGNSTEPHLHFHLQDGENFFTSAGLPIRFTDVEIAEGPAGEFRRHDAVAISAGQRVRHAGTAEGESLRSN, from the coding sequence GTGACACGCGACTCCGCCCGCACCCTCCGATCCCGCCTCCCCGATCCGACCCTGCTCTCTCTGTTGGGACTCCTGTCGATCCCCGGGTTCCTGTTCCCGTCGCTCGCCGACCTCCAGGTCTTCGGTCTCTGCTTCCTGTTCGCACTCTGGCCGTTGGTCGGGCCACTCTTCTCGACCAGCGGCGACACCGACGACCCGACCGACTGGATCGAGTCCGGCGGCTCTGTCGGCCGGTTCCTGCTCTCGATGGTCGTCCTGCAGGTGAACGTCTTCGTCCAGTGGCAGAGTCTGCAACAACTGGTCGGACAGGTCGTGATCCTCGCCCGCCACAGGGGCCGCGTCCCGAGTCCCGAGACCTTCGAGAGCGCGGTGGAGTACCGCCTCCCCTTCGACGGCGAGTGGACCGTCGCCGCCGGGAGTCACCGACGCGACCAGTCTCACTCGTGGGGAATCCTGACCCAGCGATACGCCTACGACGTCCTCGCCACCGACGAGGCGGGCCGGACCTACCGGGCCGCCGGTGCGGACGACGCCGGAGAACCGAACGACTCGACCGACGACGCCGGAGTCAGAAGCGACCTCGAGAGCGACGCGCCGGACGACCCTGCCGACTACTACTGTTTCGACAGACCCCTCTGTGCGCCGGCGGACGGCGAGGTGGTCGTCGCCAGCGACGGTCACCCGGACCACGACCGGATCGGCTGGCTGGACTTCGATCAGCGCAGTATTCTCGGGAACCACCTCGTGATTCGTCACGCCGACTCCGAGTACTCGCTGTTCGCCCACCTTCGACAGGGGAGCGTCACGGTCGCGGAGGGGGAGTCGGTCGCCGCCGGTCAACACGTCGGCGACTGCGGCCACTCCGGTAACTCGACCGAACCGCACCTGCACTTCCACCTGCAAGACGGCGAGAACTTCTTCACCTCGGCGGGTCTGCCGATCAGGTTCACAGATGTCGAGATAGCCGAGGGACCGGCCGGCGAGTTCCGGCGTCACGACGCGGTGGCGATCAGTGCCGGGCAGCGCGTTCGACACGCCGGAACCGCAGAGGGGGAGAGCCTCCGGTCGAACTGA
- a CDS encoding aminoglycoside N(3)-acetyltransferase: protein MTDRPRPEEQSPDPITTDRLVTDLRDLGVESGDTLLVHSSLSSLGWVSGGPVAVVDALLDAVGESGTVVCPTHSTDFSDPADWQNPSVPDDWEGAIRETMPAYRPEITPTRGMGAIPETFRDYPEATRSRHPAHSFAALGPDAEFVVSEHSYDDSLGEGSPLARCYDLDARVLLLGVGHERNTSLHLAEYRADIDVAETTQGGPILRDGERVWAEFSDIAIDDEDFGSVGDDFEAARPDAVRRGEVGVGDAALVEQTELVDYAVEWFETNRD from the coding sequence ATGACAGACCGACCCCGTCCCGAGGAACAGTCGCCCGATCCGATCACGACCGACCGACTCGTCACCGACCTGCGCGACCTCGGCGTCGAGTCGGGCGACACGCTCCTCGTCCACTCCTCGCTCTCCTCGCTGGGGTGGGTCTCCGGCGGCCCGGTCGCGGTCGTGGACGCGCTTCTCGACGCGGTCGGCGAGTCGGGGACGGTCGTCTGTCCGACACACTCCACCGACTTCTCCGACCCCGCCGACTGGCAGAACCCGTCGGTCCCGGACGACTGGGAGGGGGCCATCCGGGAGACGATGCCGGCCTACCGCCCGGAGATCACGCCGACGCGCGGAATGGGGGCGATTCCGGAGACGTTCCGTGACTACCCCGAGGCGACCCGGAGTCGCCACCCGGCACACTCCTTCGCCGCACTCGGCCCGGACGCCGAGTTCGTCGTCTCGGAGCACTCTTACGACGACTCACTCGGCGAGGGGTCGCCGCTCGCGCGGTGTTACGACCTCGACGCGCGCGTCCTCTTGCTCGGTGTCGGCCACGAGCGCAACACGTCACTCCACCTCGCGGAGTACCGCGCCGACATCGACGTGGCGGAGACGACGCAGGGTGGGCCGATCCTCCGAGACGGCGAACGCGTCTGGGCCGAGTTCAGTGATATCGCCATCGACGACGAGGACTTCGGTTCGGTGGGTGACGACTTCGAGGCGGCTCGGCCGGACGCGGTTCGGCGGGGCGAGGTCGGTGTCGGTGACGCGGCGCTCGTGGAACAGACCGAGTTGGTGGACTACGCGGTCGAGTGGTTCGAGACGAATCGGGACTGA
- a CDS encoding MBL fold metallo-hydrolase, giving the protein MSSDYPDPVTDVSAVSPADLHDRLRAGEQITLLDVRDRDEFDEWHLDGPTVDAHHVPYIKFVQAQVKGGVPDLVDDLAEPITVVCGRGEASAYVASLLAEEGIEARNLTGGMDEWARLSVTETFSVPPGGTVVQYQRPSSGCLSYLVVCDGEAVVIDPLRAFADRYVDDADAHGADLKYVIDTHVHADHVSGLRDVVEATDARALLPKGAKKRGLTFAEEYDATLVEDGDEFRVGDLILTAVALPGHTTETVGYHLGEVLFAGDTVFRTSVARPDLEAGDAGAEDHARQLSRTIRDEILPLPDRTRICPAHYSTEEDPADDGTYTVTVGEVEERLGDLAGDEEAFVEFVLRDMPPRPANYEEIIATNLGKRETDPETAFELELGPNNCAATSMAD; this is encoded by the coding sequence ATGAGTTCTGACTATCCCGACCCCGTTACCGACGTGTCTGCGGTCTCCCCGGCCGACCTCCACGACCGACTGCGCGCCGGCGAGCAGATCACCCTCCTCGACGTCCGGGACCGCGACGAGTTCGACGAGTGGCACCTCGACGGGCCGACCGTCGACGCCCACCACGTCCCGTACATCAAGTTCGTACAGGCGCAGGTGAAGGGCGGCGTTCCCGACCTCGTGGACGACCTCGCCGAACCGATCACGGTCGTCTGCGGACGCGGCGAGGCGTCGGCGTACGTCGCCAGTCTGCTGGCAGAGGAGGGAATCGAGGCCCGGAACCTCACTGGGGGGATGGACGAGTGGGCCCGCCTCTCGGTCACCGAGACGTTCTCGGTCCCGCCGGGGGGCACGGTCGTCCAGTACCAGCGCCCCTCCAGTGGCTGTCTCAGCTACCTCGTCGTCTGCGACGGCGAGGCGGTCGTGATCGACCCCCTCCGGGCGTTCGCGGACCGCTACGTCGACGACGCCGACGCCCACGGTGCCGACCTCAAGTACGTGATCGACACGCACGTCCACGCCGACCACGTCTCCGGCCTGCGGGACGTCGTCGAGGCGACCGACGCGCGCGCACTCCTCCCGAAGGGTGCGAAGAAGCGCGGGCTGACCTTCGCCGAGGAGTACGACGCCACCCTCGTCGAGGACGGCGACGAGTTCCGCGTCGGCGACCTGATCCTGACGGCCGTCGCCCTGCCGGGGCACACGACCGAGACCGTCGGCTACCACCTCGGCGAGGTGCTGTTCGCCGGCGACACCGTCTTCCGGACGAGTGTCGCCCGACCGGATCTGGAGGCTGGCGACGCCGGTGCGGAGGACCACGCCAGACAACTCTCCCGGACGATCCGCGACGAGATTCTCCCCCTGCCGGACCGCACTCGCATCTGCCCGGCCCACTACAGCACCGAGGAGGACCCGGCCGACGACGGGACCTACACGGTCACCGTCGGCGAGGTCGAGGAACGACTGGGTGATCTCGCGGGCGACGAGGAGGCGTTCGTGGAGTTCGTCCTGCGGGACATGCCGCCCCGCCCGGCGAACTACGAGGAGATCATCGCCACGAACCTCGGCAAGCGGGAGACCGACCCGGAGACGGCCTTCGAGTTGGAGCTCGGCCCGAACAACTGCGCGGCGACCAGTATGGCGGACTAG
- a CDS encoding rubrerythrin family protein codes for MDAASFRESVESAKATELNRLGSQKLLLALTDAELDRPTVLRVAADSENAARNTFETWASDEADPAAREAFAAVAEEETDHYDRVLSAMDEDTREAYDPADGGTLHSYLRGREDAVERIAAGLVGRGIVASKTHLQVISFFVNEPDEATANLFRELRTETEERIDEGLALLADHCETDADWERAQAVAEYVVQVAYDDYADSLEGMGLDPKPIC; via the coding sequence ATGGACGCTGCGAGTTTCCGCGAGTCTGTCGAGTCGGCGAAGGCGACCGAACTGAACCGACTCGGTTCACAGAAACTGCTCCTGGCGCTGACGGACGCCGAGTTGGATCGCCCGACGGTCCTGCGAGTCGCCGCCGACAGCGAGAACGCGGCACGGAACACCTTCGAGACGTGGGCGAGCGACGAGGCCGACCCGGCGGCCCGCGAAGCCTTCGCCGCGGTCGCCGAGGAGGAGACCGACCACTACGACCGCGTGCTGTCGGCGATGGACGAGGACACACGCGAGGCCTACGACCCGGCAGACGGGGGGACACTCCACTCGTACCTCCGTGGCCGGGAAGACGCCGTCGAGCGAATCGCGGCGGGACTCGTCGGTCGCGGCATCGTCGCCAGCAAGACCCACCTCCAGGTGATCAGCTTCTTCGTCAACGAACCGGACGAAGCCACGGCGAACCTCTTTCGTGAACTTCGGACCGAGACCGAGGAGCGTATCGACGAGGGACTGGCCCTACTGGCCGACCACTGCGAGACAGACGCGGACTGGGAGCGAGCGCAGGCGGTCGCGGAGTACGTCGTGCAGGTAGCGTACGACGACTACGCCGACTCGCTGGAGGGGATGGGGCTCGATCCGAAGCCGATCTGTTGA
- the mct gene encoding succinyl-CoA:mesaconate CoA-transferase: MGALSDLRVLDLTQVLAGPYCTMLLADLGADVVKVERPGGDLIRPNPPFVEDPESEAYGGYFQSVNRGKRSVELDLGAPDDREDFLRLVETADVVVENYRAGTMERFDLGYETLREHNPDLIYASIRGFGDPRTGETDRQGQPSFDLIAQALGGVMEITGQADAPPTKVGPGIGDLFTAVLNAVGILAGIHHRDQGGGGQYVDTAMYDSIVSLCERTVYQYSYTGESPTRQGNSHPTLFPYDAVESADGHVVIAAFSDGHWRDLCAAMDRPDLAADYPDQQSRLADRERLRAEIEEWAAGLSSEAIETRLAGRVPCAPVQNTADIFEDPHVRAREMLVEVDQPGADREVTVAGCPIKLTETPSKPGTRAPLLDEHREELLD; encoded by the coding sequence ATGGGAGCGTTGTCAGACCTGCGTGTCCTCGATCTGACGCAGGTCCTCGCCGGCCCGTACTGCACGATGTTGCTCGCGGACCTCGGGGCCGACGTAGTGAAGGTCGAGCGACCGGGTGGCGACCTGATCCGGCCGAATCCGCCGTTCGTGGAGGATCCCGAATCGGAAGCCTACGGCGGCTACTTCCAGTCGGTCAACCGGGGGAAGCGGAGCGTCGAACTCGATCTGGGTGCGCCGGACGACCGCGAGGACTTCCTCCGACTCGTGGAGACGGCGGACGTGGTCGTAGAGAACTACCGCGCTGGGACGATGGAGCGGTTCGACCTCGGCTACGAGACGCTCCGGGAACACAATCCCGACCTGATCTACGCCTCGATCAGGGGCTTCGGCGACCCACGCACGGGCGAGACGGACCGACAGGGCCAGCCATCCTTCGATCTGATCGCACAAGCCTTGGGCGGGGTGATGGAGATCACGGGCCAGGCAGACGCCCCACCCACGAAGGTCGGGCCCGGCATCGGCGACCTCTTCACCGCAGTGCTGAACGCGGTCGGCATCCTCGCCGGGATTCACCACCGCGATCAGGGCGGCGGCGGGCAGTACGTCGACACCGCGATGTACGACAGCATCGTCTCGCTGTGCGAACGAACTGTCTACCAGTACAGCTACACCGGCGAGTCGCCGACCCGCCAGGGGAACTCCCACCCGACCCTCTTTCCGTACGACGCGGTGGAGTCGGCCGACGGTCACGTCGTGATCGCGGCCTTCTCGGACGGTCACTGGCGGGATCTCTGTGCCGCGATGGACCGCCCGGACCTCGCAGCCGACTACCCGGACCAGCAGAGTCGCCTCGCGGATCGGGAGCGCCTACGCGCCGAGATCGAAGAGTGGGCGGCGGGGTTGTCGAGCGAGGCTATCGAGACGCGACTGGCCGGTCGGGTGCCCTGCGCCCCGGTGCAGAACACGGCGGATATCTTCGAAGACCCACACGTCCGAGCACGGGAGATGCTGGTCGAGGTCGACCAACCCGGCGCAGACCGGGAGGTGACGGTCGCTGGTTGTCCGATCAAGTTGACGGAGACACCCTCGAAACCGGGCACACGCGCACCGCTGTTGGACGAACACCGAGAGGAGTTGCTGGACTGA
- the glmS gene encoding methylaspartate mutase subunit S: MPRTVILGVIGSDAHVVGITILEQALEAAGFDVVNLGVQTSQPEFVAGAQDHGADAVLVSSLYGHAEQDTRGFHHRLTQAGLGDVTTYIGGNLAVGQDDFAETRETFREMGFDRVFDAETEPEEAIAALQQDLEIPLTETDAEEPARATL; the protein is encoded by the coding sequence ATGCCGCGAACTGTCATCCTCGGTGTCATCGGGTCCGACGCGCACGTCGTCGGGATCACGATCCTCGAACAGGCGCTCGAAGCGGCGGGCTTCGACGTCGTCAACCTCGGCGTCCAGACCTCCCAGCCGGAGTTCGTCGCGGGCGCACAGGACCACGGGGCGGACGCGGTACTGGTCTCCTCGCTGTACGGGCACGCCGAGCAGGACACGCGCGGGTTCCACCACCGCCTGACACAGGCGGGGCTGGGCGACGTGACGACCTACATCGGCGGCAACCTCGCGGTCGGCCAGGACGACTTCGCGGAGACGCGCGAGACGTTCCGCGAGATGGGGTTCGACCGCGTCTTCGACGCCGAGACGGAACCCGAAGAAGCCATCGCGGCCCTCCAACAGGACTTGGAGATTCCGCTCACCGAAACCGACGCCGAAGAACCGGCGCGGGCCACACTCTGA
- a CDS encoding methylaspartate mutase subunit E, whose product MTRDKRLPESELQRIASDLRDDWPTAEAVEFTEAVEYHGTLPAEKRFAEVLETADRPLLQPRAGVPRLRDQIELLEGLRTEGGADLLPTTIDSYTRDNEYAKAQEGLEEARETGEDTLNGFPAVNHGVDGCRELIESVGAPVEVRHGTPDARLLAMITFAGGFQSFEGGPISYNIPYTKRRDLAQTIEQWQFVDRLAGLYTEFGVTINREPFGPLTGTLVPPCIAIAVMVVEGLLSATQGVKSLTLGYGQVGTLVQDVAALRALQSLGDEYLPDDVTVTTVFHEWMGGFPPDEARANGVIGLGGATAAIAKPDKVITKSPQEFRGVPTMEANAAGLRTTRQLIDMLLEQDVQIDGIDAEQEFIERSTRALLDTILERGEGDVARGTIRAFETGEFDVPFAPSESAAGQVLPARDDDGRVRILEFGDLALPDEIREIHRTKLDTRAETEGREPSFKMVADDVDAISEGRLIGRPDGSNPAPSGGDD is encoded by the coding sequence ATGACACGCGACAAGCGTCTGCCCGAGTCGGAGCTACAGCGTATCGCCTCGGACCTCCGCGACGACTGGCCGACGGCCGAAGCGGTCGAGTTCACCGAAGCGGTCGAGTACCACGGGACGCTCCCCGCCGAGAAGCGGTTCGCCGAGGTGCTCGAAACGGCCGACCGACCGCTCCTCCAGCCACGTGCCGGCGTCCCGCGCCTGCGAGACCAGATCGAGTTGCTGGAGGGCCTGCGAACCGAAGGCGGGGCCGACCTCCTGCCGACGACAATCGACTCCTACACGCGGGACAACGAGTACGCGAAGGCACAGGAGGGGCTGGAGGAGGCCCGCGAGACGGGCGAGGACACCCTCAACGGCTTTCCCGCGGTGAACCACGGCGTCGACGGCTGTCGGGAACTGATCGAGTCGGTCGGCGCGCCGGTCGAGGTGCGCCACGGAACGCCCGACGCGCGCCTGCTGGCGATGATCACCTTCGCCGGGGGCTTCCAGAGCTTCGAGGGCGGACCCATCTCGTACAACATCCCGTACACGAAGCGCCGGGACCTCGCACAGACCATCGAACAGTGGCAGTTCGTCGACCGCCTCGCCGGCCTCTACACCGAGTTCGGTGTCACGATCAACCGCGAACCGTTCGGCCCGCTCACCGGGACCTTGGTCCCGCCCTGCATCGCTATCGCGGTGATGGTCGTCGAGGGACTGCTCTCCGCCACGCAGGGCGTCAAGAGCCTCACGCTCGGCTACGGGCAGGTCGGCACCCTCGTGCAGGACGTGGCCGCGCTCCGGGCGCTCCAGTCGCTCGGCGACGAGTACCTCCCGGACGACGTGACGGTCACGACCGTCTTCCACGAGTGGATGGGCGGGTTCCCGCCGGACGAGGCCCGCGCGAACGGCGTCATCGGACTCGGGGGCGCGACCGCCGCAATCGCCAAGCCGGACAAGGTCATCACGAAGTCGCCCCAGGAGTTCCGGGGCGTCCCGACGATGGAGGCGAACGCGGCCGGTCTCCGGACCACCAGACAGCTCATCGACATGCTGCTCGAACAGGACGTGCAGATCGACGGTATCGACGCCGAACAGGAGTTCATCGAGCGCTCGACACGCGCACTGCTCGACACGATTCTCGAACGTGGTGAGGGTGACGTGGCACGCGGGACGATCCGCGCCTTCGAGACCGGTGAGTTCGACGTCCCCTTCGCCCCATCGGAGAGCGCTGCCGGGCAGGTCTTGCCGGCGCGTGACGACGACGGCCGGGTCCGCATCCTGGAGTTCGGCGACCTCGCACTGCCCGACGAGATTCGGGAGATCCACCGGACCAAACTCGACACCCGCGCAGAGACCGAGGGCAGAGAGCCGTCGTTCAAGATGGTCGCGGACGACGTGGACGCGATCAGCGAGGGCCGACTGATCGGGCGGCCCGACGGCTCGAACCCCGCTCCCTCGGGAGGTGACGACTGA
- a CDS encoding methylaspartate ammonia-lyase, translating to MRIESIRAVPTLSAFFFDDQRAIVQGAERDGFGYRGDPVTPGFDAIREPGEALTVEIDLSDGTTATGDCAAVQYSGAGGRDPRFVPDDYRSVIEGQIAAEFAGRDPYRFGRNSAILRGIADPITGTDRLHTAVRYGVSQALLSAAATARRTTMTDVLAEEFDTDPANEPVPVFGQSGDARRVNARKMLKKRVPVLPHGLFNSLEKVGREGEKLVEYVRWLAESADEIGTEAGDTDSTDSADSYDPRFHVDVYGTLGELFGPPYDRPEVVDYFRDLQQAAGDYDLSVEGPIDAGGRAEQIHAMSELRDGLGDAGIGVDLVADEWCNTLSDVRAFVDAGAADFVQVKTPDLGGIGRSAEAVLACRGTDTRAYLGGTCNETDTSARACAHVALATDAGQLLAKPGMGFDEGFMIVTNEMRRTLARRRHARGDSRSTETDPEATADD from the coding sequence ATGCGAATCGAGTCGATACGAGCAGTTCCCACCCTCTCGGCGTTCTTCTTCGACGACCAGCGAGCCATCGTGCAGGGGGCCGAGCGGGACGGCTTCGGCTATCGGGGCGACCCGGTGACGCCGGGGTTCGACGCGATCCGGGAACCCGGCGAGGCACTGACTGTCGAGATCGATCTGTCGGACGGGACGACCGCGACCGGCGACTGCGCCGCAGTCCAGTACTCCGGTGCCGGCGGCCGTGATCCCCGGTTCGTCCCCGACGACTATCGATCGGTGATCGAGGGCCAGATCGCAGCCGAGTTCGCGGGACGCGACCCCTACCGGTTCGGCCGGAACAGCGCCATCCTCCGCGGCATCGCGGATCCGATCACCGGCACAGACCGCCTGCACACCGCGGTCAGGTACGGCGTCTCGCAGGCACTGCTCTCCGCCGCCGCGACCGCCCGCCGGACCACGATGACGGACGTCTTGGCCGAGGAGTTCGACACCGACCCCGCGAACGAACCGGTGCCGGTGTTCGGCCAGTCGGGCGACGCCCGCCGGGTGAACGCCCGGAAGATGCTCAAGAAGCGCGTGCCGGTCCTCCCGCACGGTCTGTTCAACAGTCTCGAGAAGGTCGGCCGAGAGGGAGAGAAACTGGTCGAGTACGTCCGGTGGCTGGCGGAATCCGCCGACGAAATCGGCACCGAAGCCGGAGACACCGACAGCACCGACAGCGCCGACAGCTACGACCCGCGATTCCACGTCGACGTGTACGGCACGCTCGGCGAGCTATTCGGGCCGCCATACGACCGACCCGAGGTCGTGGACTACTTCCGCGACCTCCAGCAGGCGGCGGGTGACTACGACCTGAGCGTCGAGGGACCGATAGACGCCGGCGGCCGAGCAGAACAGATTCACGCGATGAGCGAACTGCGCGACGGACTCGGGGACGCGGGGATCGGCGTCGACCTCGTCGCCGACGAGTGGTGTAACACCCTGTCGGACGTGCGGGCGTTCGTCGATGCCGGCGCGGCCGACTTCGTGCAGGTCAAGACGCCCGACCTCGGCGGGATCGGCCGGAGCGCGGAGGCGGTGCTTGCCTGTCGCGGGACCGACACGCGGGCGTACCTCGGCGGGACCTGCAACGAGACGGACACCTCGGCGCGGGCCTGCGCGCACGTCGCGCTGGCGACGGACGCCGGACAACTCTTGGCGAAGCCCGGCATGGGGTTCGACGAGGGGTTCATGATCGTCACCAACGAGATGCGCCGGACGCTCGCCAGACGCCGACACGCGCGGGGAGACAGTCGGTCGACCGAGACCGACCCGGAGGCGACCGCCGATGACTGA